The DNA segment CTCGCCCATCTAATAATCGGACCGTGCCAAGGTAACACTCTAAATCCAGCAGTCAGATAGGAAAAGACCGAGAAAACTGAGATTTTCGACGTTTTACAAAAGCAAAGTGAACATTTGACATTGGTGGGGTTAGCGCCAGTCATGGACAGGGGTGTGTAGTACCGATTCGATTCATAGAGCACAGAGTAGTATTTTTGGCCTCAGTATTTAtgaaattaatttaattaatcTAAAGATATTAAGAAATATCGAGGATGTAAGTACAGCTAGAATTTTTCTTACCTGAACCAAATTCACTTTCGGCATACTGAATGTCATTTTCTAATTTCGCCACCAGATCTCTATATTCGCTGACGATTTTTTCCAGCTCTTGAACACGTTCTTTCAAACCCTGTACTTGGTTAGCTGCTTGGCTGCCCAAAGCTGTGGTGTTTACGGTCATCGTCAAATCTCTCTCGTACGAATCTAACTGAAGCCTGTAAAATGAGCAAtggttttaagttttcattcgGTTTCCATCTAGAAATTTCCAACAACGACAGAGCATTCAGAAACACCAAATGTCATCAGTCATTGTCGCTTGTCACATAGACCATAGAACATACCTGTAGCTGTCTCGTTCCCTACTgactaataataattttttctgcATACGATGGATCAGGTTTTTCTTCTGCTCATCAGTTCCACTCAATTTGGTGAGTAGTTTCTGGTTCTTCGCTAATTCTTCTTTGGCTACTTTGGCttcctgaaacaaaaatttcattataaaTTCAGCTGACGAGAACTGAAATAAGGTATCGAATGGTAATACTTACATGTAGAGCAGTGTTCAACTGAGATTGTAGGTTGACTTTTTCATCTGTTAAGTTCAACTCTTGTTGTTGAAGGCGTTCAACGGCCGACCTTAGTAAGTGAGGTAAAGCCGTATCGTTAGCTTCAGACTCTTCCAAAATTCCTCTTGCCACAGCTTTCCATTCATTCAAATACATATCTGCTTGCACCAGTTGCATCTAAAAGTCATGGTGAAATAAGAAAAAGAGATCAacctaaaaaaaatttcctacCTGTACTGAAGCAAACTTTGATTCctgttctttgaatttcacaAGTCTACTTTTCAAATCGTGGACTTCCTCTTCCAAAATCAATTTGTTCCTTATTTCGTCTTTGATTCTCTGGTTTTCTTCTCtcaatttttgattttctttCTCCATGTCAATGTATTGGGATAATTTACGAGCCTGTGTCTGAAATTCAAATTGATATAatgagaatgaaaaaattctataGCCTGAACAATTGCTATCACCTTTGCTTGTTCCTGGTATTCTAAGTAATTTTCTTTCACATACTCATATTCTTTCAATTGAAGTTGCAGTTTCTGTATCTCAGCATTTTTCTGTTCCAACTCTCCTACTGCTGAACTTTTTCCAACAAGCTCtttttctgaaaacaaaaaataaatcctTACAACAATAATAAATGTGAAAATCCATATGTTTGTTAACTCAAGATAAGCAGTTTTGACATTTGTAATTTAATCCAGAACAATATTCTATTAAAAGAGGTCTTTTGACTGGCATAGAATAGAAATTAATGTCACCTTCAGCTCCCTGATTCATTCCTGATGAAAAATGCACCTGGCAGCATAGTATTTTAACATagaaaaaacttttcatttcaaaatacgcACCTAGTTCCTTATACAACTTTTTGTGGACATCTGCATCTTCTTCTGCTGTTTGTAGATGATCTTGTAACTCTAATATTTGTCTTTTAAGAGAGGCAATTTCAGAATTCTCCTCTCCCTCTTGTGCCTTAAATTCTGAAGTCATGTTACAAATTTTCTTCTCCATTTCTTCCAGCTTTTGATCCGTTTGAATTTTCAAGTTGTCATGTTTGGATTTCATCTGAAATTGAATAtaccaaaatgaaaatgttgaGGCATAAGGCAAAATATTTTTCTTACATTTATAAATTCTTGTTTTAATTCTTGTTCCCTTCTTCGAACTTGTTGTAGTTTATTCTCCAGCTCCATGATTGTTTTTCTATCCACTTCCTGTTGTTTTTTCAAAGTTTGATTTTCATTATCAAAAATAACTTGCATTTCCTTCCTTAAATTGTGCATCTGACTTATTCTGTTTTccaaattgaggattgtatttCTGGCTTCTAACACATCAGAACGGAGCCTTCTCATTTCACGAGGAGATCCCAGGTATTCGAAATCCATTTTCAAGTCACCCCGGAATTTTTTAGGAGTCATCACTTCATCATCATTCATCATATTCGAAGCAGGTCTTTTCAGTGGAGTTTTATCAATAATGGGAATCGTATCATTCTTCGCAGGCTCTTTAGAAACGTCCACCAATGTGTTTACTGATGCTGTCATATAGTTGACCATTTTGCAAATAGTATCATTCACTTCGTTAGTTTTGTTTTGAGACATCTTTCTTCAGCTACAAAATAAAACTTCTAACAAAACCATAATAAACAGTTGCAGAAATTACAACGCCAAGCGGTTTCATAAACTGTCAAAAAAACCTCTATAACCTAACCTAGAAAATTCAGTGCTTTATCAGACAACAGATAAAAagttttttagagttcaatggtcacAACAGAAATCGGAAAATGAAGTTAGCTGTCACCAGTGGCGTAGACTTCTGGTTCAATTTACAAATAATGACACTAAATTTTCGATCatttaaaaagaaaactaaCATTTCTCAATGTAGGATCAAAGGTTAGAGATCTGGTCTTTAACTTTGAGTAGGATAATATTCATAAATCGTATAATTGAAAAGCATTAAATAATTTAATGAGAACCCTTTCGTTCAAACATGAGCCTATGCCACTGGCCTAGGCCTGCTTTGCCATttgccacagattacagagatctGTATTTGCCAGCAATGCTACATCGCACAGCTGATTCATGTTTGTTGATAAAAATTTGTAATACCAGAAGCCTGATTTTACGTACTTAACATAAAATCGAATTACTCGGTTAAGATAAGTACTTCTATTGTACTGCAAATCTCACGGATAAATGTGGTGTGATCTCATGTCAACAGATTAAAATGACGAACGGCAAACGTCCTAAAGTAGCCTTTATTCATCCCGATTTGGGAATAGGAGGAGCAGAAAGACTGGTACTAGACATGGCGAATGCACTCTGTGATGAATATGAAATTATGTTCCTGGTCAATCACTTTGATCCAAATCATTGTTTCGATGAGTTGAAAGATGAACGTTACGAAATAAATACATTTGGAGATTGGATCCCAAGAGACATCTTTGGTAGATGTCGAGCACTGTGTGCCTATATAAAAATGATTTATCTGGTTATGGTTTTActtcttttttatagaaaacaaTATGGCATTGATTTCTTCATAGTTGATTTAATTCCAATAGCAGTTCCattcttgaaattattcaatcaaAAAGTCTTTTATTACTGTCATCATCCAGATTTGTTGGCAACCACTAgggaaaatttgttgaaaaaattttatagaaAACCCATTGATTGGATGGAATATAAAGCAACAAAGTCATCCGACATAACTTTAGTTAATAGTGAATATACAGCAAGTGTTTTTAAGGAGACTTTTCCAGATATTGATAAACAAGTTAAGGTACTATATCCCACCATATCTTCATCAGTTGTTAAACTTTTGAAATCATCTGATTCAACCATAATCCAAGAGAAAATATTAGATGTACCAAAGGATTCTAT comes from the Coccinella septempunctata chromosome 2, icCocSept1.1, whole genome shotgun sequence genome and includes:
- the LOC123306808 gene encoding mitotic spindle assembly checkpoint protein MAD1; its protein translation is MSQNKTNEVNDTICKMVNYMTASVNTLVDVSKEPAKNDTIPIIDKTPLKRPASNMMNDDEVMTPKKFRGDLKMDFEYLGSPREMRRLRSDVLEARNTILNLENRISQMHNLRKEMQVIFDNENQTLKKQQEVDRKTIMELENKLQQVRRREQELKQEFINMKSKHDNLKIQTDQKLEEMEKKICNMTSEFKAQEGEENSEIASLKRQILELQDHLQTAEEDADVHKKLYKELEKELVGKSSAVGELEQKNAEIQKLQLQLKEYEYVKENYLEYQEQAKTQARKLSQYIDMEKENQKLREENQRIKDEIRNKLILEEEVHDLKSRLVKFKEQESKFASVQMQLVQADMYLNEWKAVARGILEESEANDTALPHLLRSAVERLQQQELNLTDEKVNLQSQLNTALHEAKVAKEELAKNQKLLTKLSGTDEQKKNLIHRMQKKLLLVSRERDSYRLQLDSYERDLTMTVNTTALGSQAANQVQGLKERVQELEKIVSEYRDLVAKLENDIQYAESEFGSDLPPVKLEQISRLQNDLERLKQENTRLRERKDQLEIQLEEYIVGNDTLRGGNVYHLANNPLTECINQREVLIDKLQDEVDRLKRKVKNMEEGMESSRLADISMSTREVQLLKEEIKSKEAQHNQMKDYFKSSIQEFRDVVYMLLGYKIDRNSKALYKLTNMYSECEDDILCFQLKKDGLLQLLETPFSSSLESMIDLHLRQQNSLPNFLSTLTLNLYSTRTMVTEQIE
- the LOC123308702 gene encoding alpha-1,3/1,6-mannosyltransferase ALG2, whose protein sequence is MTNGKRPKVAFIHPDLGIGGAERLVLDMANALCDEYEIMFLVNHFDPNHCFDELKDERYEINTFGDWIPRDIFGRCRALCAYIKMIYLVMVLLLFYRKQYGIDFFIVDLIPIAVPFLKLFNQKVFYYCHHPDLLATTRENLLKKFYRKPIDWMEYKATKSSDITLVNSEYTASVFKETFPDIDKQVKVLYPTISSSVVKLLKSSDSTIIQEKILDVPKDSIIFMSINRFHPAKKLELAIEAMSRLRVMVEDSLWRKIYLVMIGGYDTKSDINMKYFDELLNLTENLKLKDNIIFFKSPSESKKVQLLLRCSCLIYTPTNEHFGIVPLEAMMARKPVIACNSGGPRETISHGQNGYLCEPNPENLAEYMFKIMNDNNFDEMGQKGSLRLANSFSNELFSKKLKTIISDALKNGTS